One part of the Verrucomicrobiota bacterium genome encodes these proteins:
- the rplC gene encoding 50S ribosomal protein L3, which produces MVMNLLGRKLGMLQVFDAQGRAFGVTVVETGPCVVTQVKTKAADGYPAVQIGFLDKKERVTTKPMRGHFAKAGVAPKRYLRETRVEDPGTFSVGQELKVGDYFKAGDIVDVQGVSKGRGFAGGIKRHHLQRSPESHGGRTQRQHGSTGQSASISHVHKGVRMPGHMGDRAVTVQNVRVFGVRADENQLLLEGAVPGATNGIVSIRPAIKRSPAK; this is translated from the coding sequence ATGGTGATGAATCTGTTAGGACGAAAGCTCGGAATGCTTCAGGTCTTCGACGCCCAAGGGCGCGCCTTTGGCGTGACCGTCGTCGAGACGGGGCCGTGCGTCGTCACGCAGGTCAAGACGAAGGCCGCCGACGGGTACCCCGCGGTGCAGATCGGCTTTCTCGACAAGAAAGAGCGCGTAACGACCAAGCCGATGCGCGGCCATTTCGCCAAGGCCGGGGTTGCGCCGAAGCGTTATCTGCGCGAGACCCGCGTCGAAGATCCGGGCACCTTCTCGGTTGGCCAGGAGCTCAAGGTCGGCGACTACTTCAAGGCGGGCGACATTGTCGACGTGCAGGGCGTGTCGAAGGGCCGCGGGTTTGCCGGCGGCATCAAACGCCACCACCTGCAGCGCTCACCGGAGAGCCACGGCGGGCGCACGCAGCGCCAGCACGGCTCGACGGGGCAGTCGGCATCGATCTCGCACGTGCACAAAGGCGTGCGGATGCCGGGCCACATGGGCGATCGCGCGGTGACCGTACAGAACGTGCGCGTGTTCGGCGTGCGTGCCGACGAGAACCAGCTCCTTCTTGAGGGAGCGGTGCCGGGCGCGACCAACGGCATCGTCTCGATACGTCCGGCGATCAAGAGATCGCCGGCGAAGTAA
- the rplB gene encoding 50S ribosomal protein L2: MGVKKYRPVTPSLRFTVTLNSKGLSKKRPERKLTEAIRKTGGRNSYGRVTARFRGGGHKRRYRHIDFRRDKDNVAAVVEAIEYDPNRTANIALLNYADGEKRYIVAPEGLVVGDTVLSGEEIEAKPGNAMPLKAIPLGTMVHNIELRPGRGAKMVRSAGLAAELMSREGRYAHLKLPSGEVRKVLVECRAVVGQVGNAEHESRVLGKAGRKRWLGRRPHNRGVAMNPVDHPMGGGEGRSSGGRHPCSPWGQLAKGYKTRKPSKSKKHIVKPRTAKR, from the coding sequence ATGGGCGTCAAGAAATACAGGCCAGTCACCCCATCGCTGCGGTTCACGGTCACGCTCAATTCCAAGGGCCTGAGCAAGAAGCGTCCGGAGCGTAAGCTCACGGAGGCGATCAGGAAGACGGGGGGGCGCAACTCCTACGGGCGGGTGACGGCGCGGTTCCGCGGCGGCGGACACAAGCGACGTTACCGGCACATCGACTTCCGGCGCGACAAGGACAACGTGGCCGCCGTGGTCGAGGCGATCGAGTACGATCCGAACCGGACAGCCAACATCGCGCTGCTCAACTATGCCGACGGGGAGAAGCGCTACATCGTGGCGCCGGAGGGCCTTGTCGTGGGCGACACGGTGCTCAGCGGCGAGGAGATCGAGGCGAAGCCGGGGAATGCCATGCCGCTCAAGGCGATCCCGCTCGGCACGATGGTGCACAACATCGAGCTGCGGCCGGGCCGCGGCGCCAAGATGGTGCGTAGCGCCGGGCTGGCCGCCGAGCTGATGTCGCGCGAGGGCAGGTACGCCCACCTCAAGCTCCCGTCGGGCGAGGTGCGCAAGGTGCTTGTTGAGTGCCGGGCCGTTGTCGGCCAGGTGGGCAACGCCGAGCACGAATCGCGTGTGCTTGGCAAGGCGGGGCGGAAGCGCTGGCTCGGGCGGCGGCCGCACAACCGCGGCGTGGCGATGAACCCGGTGGACCACCCGATGGGCGGCGGCGAGGGCCGCTCGAGCGGCGGGCGTCACCCGTGCTCGCCGTGGGGCCAGCTCGCCAA
- a CDS encoding 50S ribosomal protein L23, whose protein sequence is MRTRDEYTIVRAPLLSEKGSDLGESQNQYFFRVAVDANKIEIKRAVERLYKVKVAGVNTMRMSGKRKQLRRKVGRKPDWKKAIVTLKQGHSIEFV, encoded by the coding sequence ATGAGGACGAGGGACGAGTACACCATCGTGCGAGCGCCGCTACTGAGCGAGAAGGGCTCGGACCTTGGCGAGTCGCAGAACCAGTACTTCTTCCGGGTGGCGGTTGACGCCAACAAGATCGAGATCAAGCGAGCCGTTGAGCGGCTCTACAAAGTCAAGGTGGCCGGCGTGAACACGATGCGCATGAGCGGCAAGCGCAAGCAGCTTCGCCGCAAAGTCGGGCGCAAGCCCGACTGGAAGAAAGCGATCGTCACGCTCAAGCAAGGCCACAGCATCGAGTTCGTCTAG
- the rpsJ gene encoding 30S ribosomal protein S10 yields MEGQRIRIRLKAYDHRILDHWAAEIVETAKRTGALVTGPIPMPTRKERYTVLRSPHVDKKSREQFEIRTHKRLLDILNPTAKTVDELKKLSLPGGVAINVKLV; encoded by the coding sequence TTGGAAGGACAACGGATTCGCATACGCCTCAAGGCGTACGATCACCGGATCTTGGACCATTGGGCCGCGGAGATCGTCGAGACCGCCAAGCGCACGGGCGCGCTGGTGACGGGGCCCATCCCGATGCCGACGCGCAAGGAGCGCTATACGGTGCTGCGTTCGCCGCACGTGGACAAGAAGTCGCGCGAGCAATTCGAGATCCGCACGCACAAGCGGCTGCTCGATATTCTCAACCCGACGGCCAAGACGGTGGACGAACTCAAGAAGCTGAGCCTCCCGGGCGGGGTGGCCATCAACGTCAAGCTTGTGTAG
- the rplD gene encoding 50S ribosomal protein L4, whose protein sequence is MRTAVAHVPVYNDKGKAVGEAPIAERIVECGPHPQAVHDYVVAVQANQRHWAAHTRDRSLVSGSNAKPWRQKGTGRARAGTLKSPLFRGGGTIQGPKPKPSSVRVNLPRKVRRLALEAALGEKVRDGKLVVLDKLELAEPRTRLMAGLLTVLKIEGKVLLVAEALSEAVRRASRNIPTLALKTAGNVNALDVLKARTVVVTKDSLGPMGLSGAGEGAA, encoded by the coding sequence GTGAGAACAGCCGTGGCACACGTGCCGGTGTACAACGACAAGGGCAAAGCGGTCGGCGAGGCGCCGATCGCCGAGCGCATAGTCGAATGCGGGCCGCACCCGCAGGCGGTGCATGATTACGTCGTCGCCGTGCAGGCCAACCAGCGCCACTGGGCGGCCCACACGCGCGACCGCAGCCTCGTCTCGGGCTCGAACGCCAAGCCATGGCGTCAGAAGGGCACGGGCCGGGCGCGCGCGGGCACGCTCAAGTCCCCGCTGTTTCGCGGCGGCGGCACGATCCAGGGCCCGAAGCCCAAGCCGAGCAGCGTGCGGGTTAATCTGCCGCGCAAGGTGAGGCGCTTAGCGCTCGAGGCGGCGCTTGGCGAGAAGGTGCGCGACGGCAAGCTCGTCGTGCTCGACAAGCTCGAGCTTGCCGAGCCGCGCACGCGGCTCATGGCCGGGCTGCTCACGGTGCTCAAGATCGAGGGCAAGGTGCTCCTCGTGGCCGAGGCGCTGAGCGAGGCGGTGCGTCGTGCGTCGCGCAACATCCCGACGCTGGCGCTCAAGACGGCGGGCAACGTCAACGCGCTCGACGTGCTCAAGGCGCGTACGGTCGTCGTGACGAAGGACAGCCTCGGGCCGATGGGCCTGAGCGGCGCCGGGGAAGGTGCGGCATGA